From a single Lactococcus carnosus genomic region:
- the tpiA gene encoding triose-phosphate isomerase, which yields MSRKPIIAGNWKMNKTLAEAKAFAEAVKGKAPSADLVETVIGSPALFLAPLAEILNGDVIEVAAQNSYFENTGAFTGENSPAAIADLGIKYIIIGHSERREYFHETDEDINKKAKAIIANGVTPIICCGETLETYEAGQTAQWVESQITAALKDLTPEQVSNLVIAYEPIWAIGTGKSADANTADETCGVVRNTVEKLYGKTVSDAVRIQYGGSVKPENVAEYMSKENVDGALVGGASLEAESFLALLDFVN from the coding sequence ATGTCACGTAAACCAATTATTGCTGGTAACTGGAAAATGAATAAAACTTTAGCTGAAGCGAAAGCTTTTGCTGAAGCAGTAAAAGGAAAAGCACCATCTGCTGATCTTGTAGAGACTGTTATCGGTAGCCCTGCATTATTTCTTGCACCACTTGCAGAAATTTTAAACGGTGATGTGATCGAAGTTGCTGCTCAAAACTCATATTTTGAAAATACTGGCGCTTTTACTGGTGAAAATTCACCAGCTGCTATTGCTGATCTTGGTATCAAATATATCATCATTGGTCATTCAGAACGTCGTGAATACTTCCACGAAACTGATGAAGATATTAACAAAAAAGCAAAAGCAATCATTGCAAATGGTGTGACACCAATCATTTGTTGTGGTGAAACACTTGAAACTTATGAAGCTGGTCAAACAGCACAATGGGTTGAAAGTCAAATCACTGCAGCATTGAAAGATCTTACACCTGAACAAGTGTCAAATCTTGTGATTGCTTATGAACCAATCTGGGCAATCGGTACTGGTAAATCAGCTGATGCAAATACAGCTGATGAAACATGTGGCGTTGTACGTAACACAGTTGAAAAACTTTACGGTAAAACAGTTTCAGACGCAGTTCGTATCCAATATGGTGGTTCTGTTAAACCTGAAAACGTTGCTGAATACATGAGCAAAGAAAATGTTGATGGTGCCCTTGTTGGTGGCGCATCACTTGAAGCTGAAAGCTTCCTAGCACTTTTAGACTTTGTTAACTAA
- a CDS encoding DUF3270 family protein, with translation MEAPRFDEEFTNWQLPTREYTQEEKMAEHIKTADRLKEIAFFSNIATFSVFIVIGCSVLMTVMSSFLAVIISIVLSFTMLTVLKKTIKTCIRIIKK, from the coding sequence ATGGAAGCCCCTAGATTTGATGAAGAGTTTACTAATTGGCAGTTACCAACGCGTGAGTATACGCAGGAAGAAAAGATGGCTGAACATATAAAAACAGCTGATAGACTTAAAGAAATAGCCTTCTTTTCAAATATTGCCACATTTTCAGTCTTTATCGTTATCGGGTGCTCTGTATTAATGACAGTGATGTCCAGTTTCCTAGCAGTTATCATTTCGATTGTCTTATCATTTACCATGTTGACAGTACTAAAAAAAACAATCAAAACATGCATAAGAATTATCAAAAAATAA